One window from the genome of Marinobacter sp. LV10R510-11A encodes:
- a CDS encoding adenine phosphoribosyltransferase: MDYFSQSIKQAIRTVPDWPKPGVAFRDITTVLQDKTAFRKLIDAFVHRYHGQKIDAVAAVDARGFIIGSALAYELNASLVLVRKKGKLPFDTLVEDYELEYGTASVELHQDAFKPGDKVVLVDDLIATGGTMLAASRLIRRIGAEIVEVAAMIDLPDLGGSAKLQEEGLKVYTVCSFEGE; this comes from the coding sequence ATGGATTACTTTTCTCAAAGCATCAAACAAGCAATCCGCACAGTGCCAGACTGGCCCAAGCCCGGCGTTGCTTTCCGTGATATCACCACGGTTCTGCAAGACAAAACAGCTTTCCGAAAGTTGATTGATGCATTTGTTCACCGCTACCACGGCCAGAAAATTGATGCCGTGGCGGCGGTAGACGCCCGGGGATTCATCATTGGCTCAGCCTTGGCCTATGAGCTAAATGCCTCGCTGGTGCTGGTGCGCAAAAAAGGCAAGCTACCGTTCGATACGCTCGTAGAAGACTATGAACTGGAATACGGAACAGCCTCTGTAGAGCTGCACCAGGATGCGTTTAAGCCAGGTGACAAAGTGGTGCTGGTGGACGATCTGATTGCCACCGGCGGCACTATGCTGGCAGCCAGCCGGCTGATTCGCCGTATTGGCGCCGAAATTGTCGAAGTCGCTGCAATGATTGATCTTCCCGATCTTGGGGGGTCTGCCAAGCTGCAAGAAGAGGGCCTTAAGGTCTATACTGTATGCTCGTTCGAGGGCGAATAG
- a CDS encoding ABC1 kinase family protein: MAKKPVTSRSGRFFKLAGMTASVAGQYAGQKARSMFSSENDDGARSESYTRMANRITDTLGEMKGAAMKVGQIASQTQDFLPREFSDALEKLQKEAPPMPFEIILEQVEVELGKPVGELFEYLQEKPYAAASIGQVHRARLHDGTDVIVKVQYPGVDESCDSDLKQLRLALKLGGLLKMPKESVDQLFTEIRERLREELDYENEARNIELFREFHKDDPWVVIPSVIPSHSTRHVLTLGLEEGDHVSEVTPERYDQATINLIGHRMFTTMADQLFRFECIHGDPHAGNFAYRPDGSIVMYDFGCVKKLKPEIVEAYRNAVTAALAQDYKALDAYLIDLGARVGSQPAIDEAYYAMWRDILIVPFNSEQPYDFGESSIHKHVAAKTSTVFKYLDSFKPPVESIFIDRMIAGHYWMLKRLGVQAAFGEELRGYLAESH, encoded by the coding sequence ATGGCAAAAAAACCGGTTACCTCACGCAGTGGTCGTTTCTTCAAGCTTGCCGGCATGACTGCCTCGGTAGCGGGGCAGTACGCGGGCCAGAAAGCCCGTAGCATGTTCAGCAGCGAAAACGACGACGGCGCCCGCAGTGAAAGCTACACCCGTATGGCCAACCGTATTACCGATACGCTCGGTGAAATGAAAGGCGCGGCTATGAAGGTGGGCCAGATTGCTTCCCAGACCCAGGACTTCCTGCCCCGGGAGTTTTCTGATGCGCTTGAGAAACTGCAAAAAGAAGCGCCACCCATGCCCTTCGAGATTATTCTTGAGCAGGTAGAGGTAGAACTGGGTAAGCCGGTAGGCGAGCTGTTTGAGTACCTTCAAGAAAAGCCCTATGCCGCTGCTTCTATTGGCCAAGTACACCGCGCTCGGCTGCACGACGGCACAGATGTGATCGTTAAGGTGCAGTACCCAGGCGTGGATGAGTCCTGCGATTCCGATTTGAAACAGCTGCGCCTGGCCTTGAAGCTCGGCGGCCTGCTAAAAATGCCCAAGGAGTCAGTCGACCAGTTATTCACGGAGATTCGTGAGCGGCTGCGGGAAGAACTGGATTACGAGAATGAAGCCCGCAACATTGAACTGTTCCGGGAGTTTCACAAAGATGATCCGTGGGTGGTTATTCCTTCAGTGATTCCCAGCCACTCCACCCGCCATGTGCTTACCCTGGGGCTGGAGGAAGGCGACCACGTAAGTGAGGTTACGCCAGAGCGCTACGATCAGGCTACGATCAATCTGATCGGCCATCGTATGTTTACGACCATGGCAGACCAGTTATTTCGCTTTGAGTGTATTCATGGCGACCCCCATGCCGGCAATTTTGCATATCGGCCGGATGGCAGTATTGTGATGTACGATTTCGGCTGCGTTAAGAAGCTGAAGCCGGAGATTGTTGAGGCCTACCGTAATGCTGTGACGGCTGCCCTAGCCCAGGATTACAAAGCGCTGGATGCGTATCTGATTGATTTAGGTGCCAGGGTGGGAAGTCAGCCGGCTATTGATGAGGCTTACTACGCGATGTGGCGGGATATTTTGATTGTGCCGTTTAATTCTGAGCAGCCTTATGATTTTGGTGAGTCCAGCATTCACAAGCATGTGGCGGCGAAGACGAGCACTGTGTTCAAATATTTGGATTCGTTCAAGCCGCCGGTTGAGAGTATTTTTATTGACCGGATGATTGCGGGGCATTACTGGATGCTGAAGCGGCTGGGAGTTCAGGCTGCTTTTGGCGAGGAGCTTCGTGGGTATCTTGCGGAGTCGCACTGA
- the serA gene encoding phosphoglycerate dehydrogenase, with the protein MSTTSLEKSKIRILLLEGVHQSALDTLNAAGYTNIEYLSHSLTEEDLIEKIADAHFVGLRSRTQLTEKVFEAAKKLVAVGCFCIGTNQVDLQAATRRGIAVFNAPFSNTRSVAELVLAQAILLLRGVPEKNAKAHRGGWQKSAKDSYEIRGKKLGIIGYGNIGTQFSVLAEGLGMDVYFYDVVSKLPIGNATQVGSMQELLNISDVVSLHVPETAATKYMFKAEQLAQMKPGSILMNASRGTVVDIEALAETLKSGKLLGAAIDVFPVEPKSNDEEFVSPLREFDNVILTPHVGGSTIEAQENIGREVAEKLAMYSDNGTSVSSVNFPEVALPAHPDQHRILHIHENVPGVMSEINQVFSQNGINVCGQYLQTRQDIGYVVIDVDKAYGELALEKLLKVKGTIRARVLF; encoded by the coding sequence ATGTCAACGACGTCTCTCGAAAAGAGCAAAATCCGGATTCTGCTGCTGGAAGGCGTGCACCAATCCGCGCTAGACACCCTGAATGCTGCAGGCTACACCAACATTGAGTACCTCAGTCACTCTCTGACCGAGGAAGACCTTATCGAGAAGATTGCCGATGCGCACTTTGTCGGCCTTCGCTCCCGCACTCAGTTGACCGAGAAAGTATTCGAGGCCGCTAAAAAACTGGTTGCCGTGGGTTGTTTCTGCATAGGTACCAACCAGGTTGACCTGCAGGCTGCAACTCGTCGTGGCATCGCCGTATTCAACGCTCCATTTTCCAACACTCGCAGTGTTGCTGAATTGGTGCTGGCGCAGGCTATCTTGCTGCTGCGCGGTGTTCCCGAGAAGAACGCCAAGGCGCATCGCGGTGGATGGCAAAAATCAGCCAAAGACAGCTACGAGATTCGCGGTAAAAAGCTGGGCATCATCGGCTATGGCAACATAGGTACTCAGTTTAGTGTTCTGGCTGAAGGCCTGGGCATGGACGTGTATTTCTACGATGTGGTTTCCAAGTTGCCTATCGGCAACGCGACCCAGGTGGGCTCCATGCAAGAGCTACTCAACATCTCAGATGTTGTGAGCCTGCACGTTCCAGAAACAGCGGCCACTAAGTACATGTTCAAAGCAGAGCAACTGGCGCAGATGAAGCCAGGCTCTATTCTGATGAACGCCTCACGGGGCACGGTTGTTGATATTGAAGCTCTGGCAGAAACGCTGAAGAGCGGCAAGCTGCTGGGCGCCGCCATTGATGTGTTCCCAGTTGAGCCTAAGTCCAACGACGAAGAGTTTGTGTCTCCGTTGCGGGAATTCGACAACGTGATTCTGACCCCGCACGTAGGCGGCTCCACCATTGAAGCCCAAGAAAACATCGGGCGTGAAGTGGCTGAGAAGCTGGCTATGTACAGCGATAACGGCACGTCTGTGTCTTCTGTGAACTTCCCAGAGGTGGCGCTGCCTGCTCACCCAGATCAGCACCGCATACTGCACATTCACGAGAACGTGCCGGGTGTGATGTCTGAAATCAACCAGGTGTTCTCCCAGAACGGCATCAACGTTTGCGGACAGTACCTGCAGACCAGGCAAGACATTGGTTACGTAGTGATTGATGTAGACAAGGCCTATGGTGAACTTGCCCTAGAGAAGCTGCTCAAGGTAAAAGGCACTATCCGCGCCCGCGTGCTGTTTTAA
- a CDS encoding IS1 family transposase, whose amino-acid sequence MGKKSFQNKPPRIPFPFEGIQVNGCRNPTCENFLTLSPIKNIDGCEGGFPEAFQRGGGSYRLSGRGKAKASLICEICSKKKALGEDVNAVSTALKSNQAVHEELSRISSHLDPKSIICPNSKCSSNMDKKPISVKKNGKTTSGNQRYICLHCRKSFCGKPKARKHSKPHLNRLLFKLLVNKQPINRIADVLDISEKTVYDKIRFIHRQCLSFVSERERRLESRVFERFYLSTDRQVLMTNWTQPPLPA is encoded by the coding sequence ATGGGAAAGAAATCTTTCCAGAATAAACCGCCCCGCATTCCCTTCCCGTTCGAAGGTATTCAAGTCAATGGATGTCGAAATCCGACGTGTGAGAATTTTTTAACGCTTAGTCCGATCAAAAATATTGATGGATGTGAAGGGGGTTTTCCTGAAGCCTTCCAGAGAGGCGGCGGATCCTATCGTCTATCTGGAAGGGGTAAAGCCAAGGCATCTCTGATTTGTGAGATTTGCTCCAAGAAAAAAGCTCTGGGTGAAGATGTTAATGCTGTATCAACCGCTCTAAAGAGTAATCAGGCTGTCCACGAAGAGCTTAGTAGGATATCGAGCCACCTAGATCCAAAATCAATTATCTGCCCAAACTCAAAATGCTCAAGCAATATGGATAAAAAGCCTATTTCCGTCAAAAAGAATGGCAAAACGACTAGCGGAAACCAAAGGTATATTTGCCTTCACTGTCGGAAGAGTTTTTGTGGTAAACCGAAGGCTCGCAAGCACTCCAAGCCTCATTTAAACAGGTTACTATTCAAGCTCCTGGTCAACAAACAACCGATCAACCGTATTGCTGATGTTTTGGATATTTCAGAAAAAACGGTTTACGACAAAATCAGATTTATTCATCGCCAGTGTTTATCGTTTGTTTCTGAGCGAGAGAGAAGACTTGAGAGCAGAGTTTTTGAGCGATTTTATCTTTCAACAGACCGTCAAGTTCTGATGACCAACTGGACTCAACCCCCTCTGCCAGCCTAG
- a CDS encoding fumarylacetoacetate hydrolase family protein: MNHYQHHWKDSTPVHLPLGKIVCVGRNYAEHAKELNNPVPAEPLLFIKPATSAVHLTRPLEFLASQGQVHFETELAVLIGKPLTNASASEAQAAILGYGLALDLTLRDLQSQLKEKGHPWERAKAFDGACPLSPFVAAEHFRNDHITFSLDINEQRQQSGDTRDMLFPIMSLLAHISRHFTLLPGDVVLTGTPSGVGPLLSGQTLSLQLEDKLSVSTKVV; the protein is encoded by the coding sequence ATGAACCATTATCAGCACCACTGGAAAGACAGCACACCGGTGCACCTGCCACTGGGAAAGATCGTCTGTGTTGGCCGGAACTACGCGGAACACGCGAAAGAACTCAACAACCCGGTGCCTGCTGAACCTTTACTGTTCATCAAACCAGCCACCTCTGCGGTACACCTGACACGCCCGCTGGAGTTTCTGGCCAGCCAAGGCCAGGTGCACTTCGAAACCGAACTGGCAGTACTCATAGGCAAACCCCTGACCAACGCATCTGCCAGCGAAGCCCAGGCAGCCATTCTCGGTTATGGCCTGGCGCTGGATCTGACCCTTCGGGACTTGCAAAGTCAGCTGAAAGAAAAGGGGCACCCCTGGGAGCGAGCCAAAGCCTTTGATGGCGCCTGCCCCTTGTCGCCGTTTGTGGCTGCCGAGCATTTCCGCAACGACCACATTACCTTTAGCCTGGACATCAACGAGCAGCGTCAGCAAAGCGGTGATACCAGAGACATGCTTTTTCCAATCATGTCACTTTTGGCCCACATAAGCCGCCACTTTACGCTACTGCCCGGAGACGTCGTGCTTACTGGGACGCCCAGCGGCGTCGGGCCGCTGCTCTCAGGCCAAACGCTATCGCTGCAACTGGAAGATAAGTTGTCTGTTTCCACCAAAGTGGTTTAA
- a CDS encoding IS1595 family transposase — translation MYLEATVQHDDFNDLLRRVPDFTTPQLKRLRHHIEKRVKLDAVYETLTASEEAVTQCPYCQSKMFIRWGSSGNERQRYRCKRCAKTFNALVGSPLYRMRKEELWLEYVETMRYGLSLRKAAKVTGVSLRTAFRWRHAFLSSPRDHKATSLSGIIEADETFLPESFKGKKTMPRPARKRGGGKVTLVPIALALDRSGHITHHVLEHDTKEEIIAALAPVIRENSVLCTDGNLSYVEMVKTFDHLEHKRLIAKDNSRVVEGVYHIQTLNNFTQRWKGWLKRFHGVGTAHVDNYLAWFRFMDEREEFQDVAWVRGAIPSLE, via the coding sequence ATGTATTTGGAGGCTACCGTGCAGCACGATGATTTCAACGACCTTCTACGCCGCGTTCCTGACTTCACCACCCCACAGTTGAAAAGGCTACGGCATCATATTGAAAAACGCGTCAAACTGGATGCTGTTTACGAGACGCTGACGGCCAGTGAAGAGGCGGTTACCCAGTGCCCTTATTGCCAGTCCAAGATGTTTATTCGCTGGGGATCATCCGGGAATGAGCGCCAGCGCTACCGCTGTAAACGTTGCGCAAAGACCTTCAACGCGCTGGTGGGTAGCCCGCTGTACCGCATGCGTAAAGAAGAGCTCTGGCTAGAGTATGTGGAAACGATGCGCTATGGCCTATCCCTACGCAAAGCGGCCAAGGTGACCGGTGTCAGCCTACGCACGGCCTTTCGCTGGCGTCATGCCTTTCTAAGCAGTCCCAGAGATCATAAGGCTACGTCGTTGTCCGGCATCATCGAGGCCGACGAGACATTCCTGCCGGAGTCCTTCAAGGGAAAAAAGACGATGCCTCGGCCAGCCCGTAAACGTGGGGGCGGTAAGGTGACTCTGGTGCCCATCGCATTGGCGCTGGATCGCTCCGGACACATTACCCACCATGTTCTAGAGCACGACACTAAGGAGGAAATTATCGCAGCCTTGGCCCCAGTGATCCGCGAGAACTCCGTCTTGTGCACAGATGGCAACCTTTCCTATGTAGAAATGGTGAAGACGTTTGACCATCTTGAGCATAAGCGATTGATTGCGAAGGATAACAGCCGGGTTGTTGAGGGTGTTTACCACATCCAGACCCTGAACAATTTTACCCAACGCTGGAAGGGTTGGCTTAAGCGCTTCCACGGTGTCGGAACGGCCCACGTGGACAATTACCTGGCGTGGTTCCGCTTTATGGATGAAAGGGAGGAGTTTCAAGATGTTGCTTGGGTTCGGGGGGCGATTCCCAGTTTGGAATAG
- a CDS encoding IS3 family transposase (programmed frameshift) → MPRYSEERKAAVLKKLLPPQNRSVVSVAAKEGISEVTLYNWLKQCRQQGVPVPGYRNAGDDGSPDAKLAVVIETASMSEAELSAYCRQKGLYPEQVQRWKDACLHGAGLQEGQGKAAQKQQRDARKTIKKLQAEVRRKDRVLAETTSLLVLSKKLEALYGEDGQRGQLTPLTERTRLLNDYDEAVASGAARYKAADLMELSQRTLKRWRQANGAVAEDQRPQAERVVQPHQLTHAEEAAILDTCNEREYQSLPPSQIVPRLADKGLYLASESSFYRVLKKYQQVNHRGRMKPPRKVPEPTSFTATGPNQVWSWDISYCPSEVRGQHWYLYLIMDIYSRKIVAWEIHESESGELAKKLIDRALLRERCWQNPPVLHSDNGAPMTSYTLKARLADLGMLMSHSRPRVSNDNPYSESLFKTLKYCPKWPAKGFSSLTAVRKWMLLFEQAYNEEHLHSGINFVTPAQRHQGVDAELLAKREAVYERAKSLNPRRWSGDTRNWAVAGAVSLNPGKLQEIERNKQAA, encoded by the exons ATGCCACGTTATTCCGAGGAACGTAAAGCGGCCGTGTTGAAGAAGTTGTTACCTCCGCAGAACCGCAGTGTGGTGTCGGTGGCCGCAAAGGAAGGCATATCCGAAGTGACTCTGTACAATTGGTTAAAACAGTGTCGACAACAAGGGGTGCCTGTGCCGGGTTATCGTAATGCTGGAGACGATGGGTCTCCTGATGCCAAGTTAGCCGTCGTGATCGAAACGGCGTCTATGTCCGAAGCTGAACTGAGTGCGTATTGCCGCCAGAAAGGTCTGTATCCCGAGCAGGTACAACGCTGGAAAGACGCCTGCCTACACGGTGCCGGTCTGCAAGAAGGGCAAGGGAAAGCCGCTCAGAAGCAGCAGCGTGATGCCCGTAAGACCATCAAGAAGCTGCAAGCGGAAGTGCGCCGTAAGGATCGGGTTCTGGCAGAAACGACCTCATTGTTGGTGCTGTCAAAAAAGCTCGAAGCCTTGTACGGCGAGGAC GGACAGCGAGGACAGTTAACACCGCTGACCGAACGTACAAGGCTTTTAAACGACTATGACGAAGCTGTCGCCAGTGGCGCAGCCCGGTACAAGGCGGCCGACTTGATGGAGCTGAGTCAGCGCACGTTGAAGCGCTGGCGACAGGCTAATGGCGCTGTAGCGGAAGATCAACGCCCGCAAGCGGAGCGCGTTGTGCAGCCACACCAGCTCACTCACGCTGAAGAAGCGGCCATTCTAGACACCTGCAATGAACGGGAGTACCAGAGCTTGCCACCGTCCCAGATCGTGCCTCGACTGGCTGATAAAGGGCTTTACCTGGCCTCTGAGTCCTCATTCTACCGAGTGCTCAAAAAGTACCAGCAAGTGAATCATCGGGGCCGCATGAAACCGCCGCGCAAGGTCCCTGAGCCCACCAGCTTTACCGCCACAGGCCCGAACCAGGTGTGGAGCTGGGACATCAGCTATTGCCCCTCAGAGGTGCGCGGTCAGCACTGGTATCTGTACCTGATCATGGACATCTACAGTCGCAAAATCGTGGCGTGGGAAATCCACGAATCAGAGTCTGGCGAGCTTGCCAAAAAGCTCATTGATCGAGCTCTGTTACGCGAGAGATGTTGGCAAAACCCACCGGTGCTGCACTCAGATAACGGCGCGCCGATGACGTCCTACACGCTGAAAGCGCGGCTGGCAGACCTGGGTATGCTGATGTCTCACAGCCGACCCAGAGTAAGCAACGACAACCCTTACTCAGAGTCGTTGTTCAAGACGCTAAAGTACTGTCCAAAATGGCCAGCCAAGGGCTTTTCATCACTAACGGCGGTGCGCAAATGGATGCTGTTGTTCGAGCAGGCTTACAACGAAGAGCACCTGCACAGCGGCATCAACTTCGTGACGCCCGCACAACGGCACCAGGGTGTTGATGCAGAGTTGTTAGCCAAACGTGAAGCGGTTTATGAACGAGCAAAGAGTCTGAATCCTAGGCGTTGGTCTGGTGATACTCGAAACTGGGCAGTCGCCGGAGCCGTATCCCTCAACCCTGGAAAATTGCAGGAAATTGAGCGCAATAAACAGGCTGCTTAA
- a CDS encoding FAD-binding oxidoreductase, whose protein sequence is MNSEQIIASLKELIATGDAPGKILTDPADRESYGKDWTRIYTPNPLAIALPKTTEQVQALVKFANKNSVALVPSGGRTGLSAGAVAANGEVVVAFDSMNQILDFSASDRLVRCQAGVVTEQLQSFAEENHLYYPVDFASAGSSQLGGNLSTNAGGIKVIRYGMSRDWVAGLKVVTGKGDILDLNKDLAKNNTGYDLRHLFIGAEGTLGFITEATMKLTRLPNNLTVLVLGLNDLGNTMDVLKTFQTGLDLTAYEFFSHQAMGHVLAHGQVQAPFETEAPYYALLEFEATSDQIMDNAMSLFEQCMENGWVLDGVISQSETQAQNLWQLRERISESIAPRTPYKNDISVVVSKVPEFLAEIDELVANHYPDFEIIWFGHIGDGNLHLNILKPEDMAKEDFFEKCQQVNKWVFEIVEKYQGSVSAEHGVGMTKKPYLQYTRSETEIAYLRGIKQVFDPNGIINPGKIFD, encoded by the coding sequence ATGAACTCTGAACAGATCATTGCCTCCCTGAAAGAGCTGATTGCCACCGGCGATGCGCCCGGAAAAATACTGACTGACCCGGCTGATCGCGAGAGTTACGGTAAGGATTGGACTCGAATCTACACGCCCAATCCTTTAGCTATCGCACTCCCGAAAACCACTGAACAGGTCCAGGCGCTGGTGAAATTTGCCAACAAAAACAGTGTGGCCTTAGTTCCTTCCGGTGGCCGTACCGGCCTGAGTGCCGGTGCAGTGGCCGCCAACGGCGAAGTGGTTGTTGCGTTCGACAGCATGAACCAGATTCTTGATTTCAGTGCCAGCGATCGCTTGGTTCGCTGCCAGGCCGGCGTTGTTACTGAGCAACTGCAGAGCTTTGCCGAAGAGAACCACCTGTACTATCCGGTAGATTTTGCGTCTGCCGGCTCCAGCCAGCTTGGCGGTAACCTTTCCACCAACGCCGGCGGCATCAAAGTGATCCGCTACGGCATGAGCCGCGACTGGGTGGCCGGATTGAAAGTAGTGACCGGTAAAGGCGATATTCTTGATTTGAACAAAGATCTGGCAAAGAACAACACCGGCTACGACCTGCGCCATCTGTTCATCGGCGCCGAGGGCACACTAGGCTTTATTACCGAAGCCACCATGAAACTCACACGCCTGCCAAATAATCTGACGGTGCTGGTGCTCGGACTGAATGACCTCGGCAACACCATGGACGTGCTCAAAACCTTCCAAACCGGCCTTGATCTAACTGCCTACGAGTTCTTCTCGCACCAAGCCATGGGCCACGTTTTGGCGCACGGCCAGGTACAAGCGCCGTTTGAAACCGAAGCACCTTATTACGCATTGCTGGAGTTTGAAGCGACGTCTGATCAGATCATGGACAATGCCATGAGCCTGTTCGAGCAGTGCATGGAAAACGGTTGGGTGCTAGACGGTGTGATCAGCCAAAGCGAAACCCAAGCCCAGAACCTGTGGCAACTGCGTGAGCGCATCTCAGAGTCCATCGCACCGCGAACGCCCTACAAAAATGACATCTCCGTGGTGGTTTCCAAGGTTCCGGAATTTCTAGCGGAAATCGATGAGTTGGTGGCTAACCATTATCCAGATTTCGAAATTATCTGGTTTGGCCACATAGGCGACGGCAACCTGCATCTCAACATCCTAAAGCCGGAAGATATGGCAAAAGAAGACTTCTTCGAAAAGTGCCAACAGGTCAACAAGTGGGTGTTTGAAATCGTAGAGAAGTACCAAGGCAGCGTCTCCGCTGAGCACGGCGTAGGCATGACCAAAAAGCCTTACCTGCAGTACACCCGCAGCGAAACAGAAATTGCCTACTTGAGAGGGATCAAACAAGTCTTTGACCCCAACGGCATCATCAATCCCGGCAAGATCTTCGACTAA
- a CDS encoding SIR2 family NAD-dependent protein deacylase, which translates to MQRHIVVLTGAGISAESGLSTFRDNGGFWEQHSVYDVATPEAFARNQELVLRFYNERRHQIASAQPNRAHRLLAELEQRHRVTIVTQNVDDLHERGGSSHVIHLHGELTKARSTVNPELVYDIGYRDIKLGDHCAMGQQLRPHIVWFGEEVPMLEAAADIVRIADDLLIVGTSLQVYPAAGLIHEVEIDVPITVIDPGEPAGVSRARIIRKGAGEGVAEWAANFLAR; encoded by the coding sequence ATGCAACGGCACATCGTAGTACTTACCGGCGCTGGCATCAGCGCCGAAAGCGGCCTCTCCACCTTCCGTGACAACGGCGGCTTTTGGGAGCAACACAGCGTATACGACGTGGCCACCCCAGAAGCCTTCGCCCGAAACCAGGAACTGGTGCTGCGTTTTTACAACGAACGCCGTCACCAGATCGCCTCGGCCCAGCCAAACCGCGCCCACCGCCTGCTCGCCGAACTTGAGCAGCGCCACCGTGTAACCATCGTCACCCAGAACGTCGACGACCTGCACGAACGCGGCGGCTCCAGCCATGTCATTCACCTCCACGGCGAACTTACAAAGGCGAGAAGCACAGTCAATCCAGAATTGGTTTACGACATAGGGTACCGGGACATAAAACTGGGCGACCACTGTGCCATGGGCCAGCAACTGCGCCCGCACATCGTCTGGTTTGGCGAAGAAGTCCCCATGCTGGAGGCCGCCGCCGACATAGTCCGCATCGCAGACGACCTACTAATCGTAGGCACGTCGCTTCAGGTCTACCCGGCTGCGGGCCTGATCCATGAAGTGGAGATCGATGTACCGATTACGGTAATAGACCCAGGTGAACCGGCAGGCGTTTCACGTGCAAGAATCATCAGAAAAGGCGCTGGAGAGGGTGTCGCTGAGTGGGCAGCAAACTTCTTAGCCCGATAG
- a CDS encoding NCS2 family permease, which produces MLERLFKLQAHGTTVRKELIAGITTFLTMAYIIVVNPDILSSTGMDYGAVFVATCLAAAIGTLIMGLWANYPIALAPGMGLNAFFSFTVVGSLGYSWEVALGAVFLSGFIFFLLSIFKIREWIINSIPMSLRFGISAGIGFFLALIALKNAGIVVDNPATLVGLGELKSAESLLFFGGFVLICALSFRRITGAVMIGIIAVTVIAMMLGMVEYNGFVSAPPSLAPTFMKMDIAGALNVGMISIVFAFLFVDLFDTSGTLIGAAQRGGLLDKDGKLPRLGRALMSDSVATMSGAALGTSTTTSYIESTAGISAGGRTGLTAVVVALLFLACLMLSPIASIIPAYATAPALLYVAVLMASGLKLIDWDDITEAAPAVVTALMMPLTFSIANGIALGFITYAVIKALSGRWSDLNVSVVVIAIVFILKFIFLDAA; this is translated from the coding sequence ATGCTCGAACGACTGTTCAAACTCCAGGCCCACGGCACTACAGTTCGAAAAGAACTTATTGCGGGCATCACCACCTTCCTGACCATGGCTTACATTATCGTGGTCAACCCGGACATATTGTCCTCTACTGGCATGGATTACGGTGCTGTGTTTGTTGCCACCTGTTTGGCAGCGGCCATTGGTACCCTGATCATGGGCCTGTGGGCAAATTACCCAATCGCCCTTGCCCCGGGCATGGGGCTAAACGCCTTCTTCTCATTCACCGTTGTAGGCAGTTTGGGCTATAGCTGGGAAGTGGCGCTTGGTGCGGTATTCCTCTCGGGCTTTATCTTCTTCTTGCTGAGCATTTTCAAAATCCGTGAATGGATCATCAACAGCATCCCCATGTCTTTGCGCTTCGGCATTTCCGCCGGTATCGGCTTTTTCCTGGCGCTGATCGCCCTGAAAAATGCCGGCATCGTAGTGGACAATCCGGCTACGTTGGTGGGGCTGGGTGAACTGAAATCCGCCGAGAGCCTGCTGTTCTTTGGCGGCTTTGTACTGATCTGTGCGCTGTCATTCCGTCGCATAACCGGTGCCGTCATGATCGGCATCATTGCCGTAACGGTCATCGCGATGATGCTGGGCATGGTGGAATACAATGGCTTCGTCTCCGCGCCACCAAGCCTCGCGCCAACCTTCATGAAAATGGACATCGCGGGTGCACTGAACGTCGGCATGATTAGCATTGTGTTCGCATTTTTGTTTGTCGATCTGTTCGACACTTCTGGCACCCTAATTGGCGCCGCCCAACGTGGTGGCTTACTGGATAAGGACGGCAAGCTTCCCCGCTTGGGTCGCGCGCTGATGTCTGACTCAGTTGCCACTATGTCTGGTGCCGCTCTCGGTACATCAACAACCACCAGCTACATCGAATCAACTGCGGGCATCTCTGCCGGCGGGCGCACTGGCCTCACCGCTGTGGTTGTGGCACTTCTGTTCCTTGCGTGCCTGATGCTGTCGCCCATCGCCAGCATTATCCCAGCCTACGCCACCGCACCCGCACTTCTGTACGTTGCGGTATTGATGGCCAGTGGCCTGAAGCTGATAGACTGGGACGACATTACAGAAGCCGCGCCCGCGGTTGTAACCGCACTGATGATGCCTCTTACATTTTCCATCGCTAACGGCATTGCACTGGGTTTTATCACTTACGCTGTCATCAAAGCTTTGAGCGGGCGCTGGTCTGATCTGAACGTGAGTGTTGTAGTGATCGCTATCGTCTTCATTTTGAAATTCATCTTTCTAGACGCAGCCTAA